The Papaver somniferum cultivar HN1 chromosome 6, ASM357369v1, whole genome shotgun sequence genome segment CACTAGTAAGAACCTCCATCATATCCACCTTATGAACCTCCTCGTCCACTTCCATTAAACAAATGCAGGTGCCTTTCGAATTTAGATCTAAAACACTAAACATGCGTGCAAAAAATCAAAATTACCACTTGCACTTTACTTTGGAATCCTCCCCATTTCTAATCTGACCTGGCCATCATGAGTAAAGCATTCTAGcatacatatttttcattttcaagttagGATTAAAAAGAAATAACCAACCAAACTCTCATACTGTATTCTTTACTAGCCACACTACCATTTAAGGCCAGGTCACTCTAAGTCAAAATCACAATTGATCGGTTTAGATACATTTTCCAAAGGGACATCAATTTTAGACAAACAAGTGAAACATGCCAAGTAAGCTAGAATCTAGGTGACTCACCTGGCGCCAGTTACTCGCCGTCGCCTTGTTTCCATAATCCTGTGGCCGATTAAGCTTTTATTCACATGGGTTCCCTTCAAAATCTTCTATCATGTTCATCAAGTGCAATTAAGAGATTTGTTAAGAAGTATTTTTGACATGATCACTGAGTGTATTTGTTTACTCTTTCTATATAAAAATAAGTGTATTTACTCTTTGGATATATACCCTCTTATGCCATGAATTCAAATCATTCAAAGAACAACTTTTAATTCCCGTTATGCCATGAATTCAAATCATTAAAAGAACAACTTTAATTCCTGATATGCCAAGAATTCAAATCATTAAAGCAACAGCCTTTTTAATTGAACCACGTTGATACTGATAGCATTAATTAACAAAATTAGGCCCAAAATAAAAACCCCGTTTTACCTCTTGTAGCACATACATCTGTATTTTACCCTAAGTGgctctgcaacaacaacaacaaaacaaacataaatctcaattttttgaatcaaatttaatAAATCAAAACTCTTTTTCAATTACAAAATCATACACAAAACCCCCAATAAAATTACCATATGAATAaaagaaggaagaagatattGATGTCAGTCGTGCCATATGCATCAATCTAAGAACCCATATCTCGAATTAGGTCAAAGCgcaagggattttttttttttttttttttttttgcaaaccctaacttttctgtAGAAAATCAATCACGAGAAAGATTGAAGAGAAAATAGTGGTGGGATTCAACAGGACAAATATTTCTCTTGAAGGGTTTAAGGGTGGTGGGTTTTCAAGAGAAAGATTGAAGTGAAAATGGTTTTCTGAGAATGATTGAAGAGAAGATGGTTTGTGTTAATATTTTTCTGTCAAGCTTAGCTCATGGTGATGGTGTTTTGGTGCAGAAGTGAgtgattttttttcttaagtAGAGAGTGAAATGGAGTGATAGCAGAGgcgaaggagaaggagaaggagaaagagagacAAGAGTGATAGCAGAGGCGGAGAGGATGATGGCATGTGTTTTCTCCATCTCCTTGAGGATAAATGATAGGGTTGAAGTGAGATCTTTGATCCAATCGTTCAATTTTTTTAAAGCAAATCCTAACGATAGAAAGTAGTGTTGCCATCCACTCAAACTCGTCGCACATGTGGAGTGTTGGTGTTACCTTGCACACAAGCAGGTACCACATGTGGTATTCTCAGCTGTTGTGATTCGCAACAGCTGATGAGCAGTTACAAAATTCACAACTGCAGCAAGCTATTGCGAATTTTAGAGCCGTTGCAAATTCTGATGCAACTTCGCAACTGCGTAAGAGCTGTTGCAAAATTTAGTTGCTAATCGGGAAAAATGGTATAGtggcaactaaactttctatcctagtccgagacttagctatagtagactagaaatcaagatttatagttttgaacactaacattgacaaacatgcttgagatagcaacgcatgcgagatcgaccgagcagtgctctaaaaatctccccctttgtcaattttagtgacaaaactatcaatacatatggaataaaaaaataaaaaaataaacttttgtagctcctattccacatgcctaatcttcaacattactcgaaatcttcgtcacttccaagtactccaatgatcccaaaggttgtaagttcagcatcatcgttgttgaaaatccgtagctataacaatgagaaaacataattctaaatcattgttatacagtgtcatagtatcattatgcagcatcaaaattcaattatatcacaacttcgacaacaatactgtggtgatatgtatcactcccccttagtcaatactccatctcacatggaaaccactcccctttacataatgatccgaaaaacatatgtatttgtagtgtgaactacgtattaattctccccctttttgtcaataaaattggcaaaggtacgaaaacgggatcctaatgaaatttccaaaagagacatttcatgaccaaaggaaagcatatatcaacttgtttagattcaatcataaagatggagctaaatgcattcatcaaggagtttataaagatacaagataacccctataatattccacatccgcactccccacaaagatttggcaattaagaactctccctcatataatgtcattcccgaaagaacaacaagagcggccttgatttcaaaagaaaagaagtatttctttggacacaacacACTAAAAAGAACCTGACAGAAAATCAACCTACGAAAACAACTGCaaaattgaagtaaacacttactggagttccaaactcaattgcccaaaagatcgagataagcacaggggcaagagtcatggaaaaaactcatgaaccaaaacaacaccaacagactgtcgtaagtgtttaaatgtagcagtgtctaaaggtttggtgagaatgtcagccaactgttgttcggaaggcacaaattccatatttatgataccattttcatagagatctcgaataaaatggtaccttatatcaatgtgctttgttcttgagtgctcaacgagaTTCTCTGTGATTCGAATCGCcttagagttatcacaaaagatcttcattattccggtatcaattccataatcatccagcatttgtttcatccatagaagttgagtgcaacatgaCCCAGCAGCAATATACTCTACTTCGCATgtggacagggattgtgaattatATTTCTTGCTATGcgaagccacaagattcagtcctacatagtagaatccccatgatgtactttttctgtcttctacacatcctgcccaatcagcatctgaataagcagaaaggtcagtgttagtatcaaaagtgtaagatagaccatacccgacagtgtgattgacatatcgtatgatcctttttgcagctgcaagatgagattcctttggattagcctgaaatctagcacaaaaccaacactaaaagaaatatcaggtctagtggttgtaagatataaaaggctaccaataatagatcgatataatttttgatccacttttactcctttctcatctatgTGCAGTTTACcaatagtgggcataggtgtcagttttggaattgacttatccagaccgaatcgTGAGACAAGgtcctttgcatatttttcttgggataagtaaattccatccttatattgttgaatttgtaatcctaagaagaactttaattcactaacattgctcatttcaaattctttggcaagtgaaacttggaaatcctttgcaattttctcagaagttgaaccatagatgatatcatctacatagacttgagcaatgacaacatctttcccactccacttggtaaacaaagttttatcagctccgcctcttgaaaaccTTTcataataagagaagtggtaagtttttaaaACCAGGCtgtaggtgcttgtttcaacccatataatgcctttttttatcttaagaacatgatctgggaaatcaaggttttcaaatcctttaggttgagcgacatagacttcctcctttaaaattccgtttaggaatgcggattttatatccatttggaaaagcttaaccttaagaaaacaagcatgagctaataaaagttTAATGggctcaaggcgtgccacatgagcaaaggtttcatcaaagtcgataccttcaatctgtgaatatccttgagggACAAGTATAAATTTGTTTCTGATAATTgtaccaaattcatcagacttattcttgaatatccatttcgtaccaaaaatattaatgttggagggacaaggtacaagttcccacacgtCTTGTCTCTGAAATTGATTtatctcttcatgcattgcattcacctaaAATGGATCGCTAAGAGCCTCATCAgtgtttcttggttctacttgtgacagataacaatcaaaattgcaaatattttgaagtggtCCTCTAGTCTTAGTTGTAGAATctattcctccaataatactgttgggatcatgattcctttgaacccagaggtgtcgtggagggacacgttcttgttcgtcaggagtagccttattagtgctcttctcctcgtcaccagaatatcaggatcagtaacagttggaatgacttcaaatgattctggtatttctttgactttctcaattatctcagttggaggcaattcagcaggaggattatcgtgatgaaaattactaatatcatcgatgataacattgGCAGATTCCATtatgacctgggttctgagattaaacactcgaaaaccacgactatcataatcatagccaaggaagataccttcatcacttttggtatcaaatttccctctctgttctcgatcctttagaatgtagcacttactaccgaacactctgagatagtgcaagttgggttttctaccataccacaactcataaggagtgtttagggttttataccgtaggtagacacggttgatcaagtagcatgctgtgaaaacagcttctcccctaaaccttaaaggtaagtttttgttatggagcattaccctggtcaTTTCCTGATTGTTTCTGTTTTTTGTTTATGAAACTCCATTAACTTGAGGAGTAACGggtggagaatattgttgaataattcccagttcgtcacaaaattcaaacaccttagtgtccttgaattcagttccacggtaacttctaattttctttagtttgcgaccttgtt includes the following:
- the LOC113285593 gene encoding uncharacterized protein LOC113285593 — protein: MYVLQEKILKGTHVNKSLIGHRIMETRRRRVTGASVLDLNSKGTCICLMEVDEEVHKVDMMEVLTSAVLRLKNVGFLLTFSSSFSLPSPTDLHLFKEGIRPLWECFRSKFERHLEPGLRTFCSNIKVVETFV